In Ischnura elegans chromosome 9, ioIscEleg1.1, whole genome shotgun sequence, the following proteins share a genomic window:
- the LOC124165766 gene encoding cyclin-dependent kinases regulatory subunit: protein MSSKNIYYSDKYQDDKYEYRHVMLPKELVKLVPKTHLMTEAEWRSIGVQQSQGWVHYMLHTPEPHVLLFRRPISDAPQK from the exons atgtctagcaaaaatatttactacTCCGATAAATATCAAGACGACAAATATGAATATAG GCATGTGATGCTGCCCAAGGAACTTGTTAAGCTGGTGCCGAAGACTCATTTAATGACGGAAGCAGAATGGAGGAGCATCGGAGTTCAACAAAGTCAGGGATGGGTCCATTATATGTTACATACCCCAG AACCACACGTTCTCCTGTTTCGAAGACCTATTAGTGATGCTCCTCAAAAATAG
- the LOC124165330 gene encoding cactin, with translation MSLRRSRSPSRRGARTYSKSYDDDYRDGDSYYGKTSSRPRNKHSPVEDRRKRSKSRSRSTSRKKSRKPKKEKEKSSKHKSKRKRRKSSSSSDSSTSSDESSSDSASSSKSLKLLQKLKEERLARIEERKRHKELLKATETPEEKRLRRLQKKEAKERKRKERMGWDNDYLHYTNTDNPFGDANLLATFVWKKKLDKEGLTGVSREEIEVRNRQKQEENRKELEKVKKRRQEREQERQQREEEMALMQREKEAAQFEEWERQEDQFHLEQARLRSRIRIQDGRAKPIDLLAKYISAEEEVDAVEMHEPYTYLNGLTIKDLEDLIEDIKVYKELERGKNLDYWNDITVIVEDELHKLRKLEKQSEYEAAVGRREGIHQSVAKDVASVFKGKTAGQLEALQSQIETKISGKPEGVDIGYWESLLSQLKAHMARARLRDRHQENLRRKLEVLKAEQGVCIKEEDVEDEGEASEGGGAEASTSKGTTPPHASKQSGNEDEGSENEAKEEEEEAEYNENQVANAMLSESFADFVSGGYSPVYLGPSQLEPGTLVISEEDDMQRLAFTRAQVQGTGSRVENVIAAEEQALQREARKGMTDDEAEFSVEASIDNQVYLWSDKYRPRKPRYFNRVHTGFEWNKYNQTHYDMDNPPPKIVQGYKFNIFYPDLIDKNTTPEYFLTSCHDNRDFAILRFHAGPPYEDIAFKIVNREWEYSYKRGFRCQFHNNIFQLWFHFKRYRYRR, from the exons ATGAGTCTTAGGCGGTCAAGGTCTCCTTCTAGACGTGGGGCTCGTACCTACTCCAA ATCGTATGACGACGACTATCGAGATGGCGATTCTTATTATGGTAAGACAAGTAGTCGTCCTAGAAATAAGCACAGTCCGGTAGAGGATCGCAGGAAAAGAAGTAAATCTAGGTCTAGATCTACGTCTCGGAAGAAATCTAGGAAACCGAAAAAGgagaaagagaaatcttctaaGCATAAATCTAAAAGAAAACGcagaaaaag TAGCTCATCCTCTGATTCGTCTACCTCTTCCGATGAAAGCTCAAGTGATTCAGCTTCATCATCCAAGTCACTCAAGCTGTTGCAGAAGTTGAAAGAGGAGAGACTAGCCcgtatagaagaaagaaaaaggcaTAAGGAACTGCTGAAAGCTACGGAGACTCCTGAGGAGAAAAGACTGAGGCGTTTGCAGAAGAAAGAAGCTAAAGAACGCAAGAGGAAAGAGAGGATGGGTTGGGACAATGATTACCTCCATTACACAAACACTGACAATCCATTTGGTGATGCCAACCTGCTGGCCACATTTGTCTGGAAGAAAAAATTGGATAAAGAAGGCTTAACTGGTGTGAGCAGGGAGGAAATCGAAGTTAGGAATAGGCAAAAACAGGAAGAAAATAGAAAAGAGCTTGAAAAG GTGAAAAAGAGACGTCAGGAGCGAGAACAGGAAAGGCAGCAACGAGAAGAGGAGATGGCACTCATGCAGAGAGAGAAGGAAGCGGCCCAGTTTGAGGAATGGGAGAGACAGGAGGATCAGTTTCATTTGGAGCAGGCAAGGCTACGATCAAGAATTCGAATCCAGGACGGCCGAG CCAAGCCTATTGATCTGCTGGCAAAATACATCAGTGCTGAGGAAGAGGTTGATGCTGTAGAAATGCATGAGCCATACACATATTTAAATGGCCTAACGATTAAGGACTTGGAAGATTTAATAGAAGACATAAAG GTGTACAAAGAACTGGAGAGGGGAAAGAACCTTGATTATTGGAATGATATCACTGTGATTGTGGAAGATGAGCTTCACAAGCTGAGAAAATTGGAGAAACAAAGTGAATACGAAGCAG CTGTTGGTAGGAGAGAGGGTATACATCAATCTGTAGCGAAAGACGTGGCATCAGTGTTTAAAGGGAAAACTGCCGGCCAGCTGGAAGCTCTCCAGAGTCAGATTGAAACTAAGATCAGTGGAAAGCCGGAAGGTGTTGACATAGGATACTGGGAGTCTCTTCTTTCTCAACTTAAAG CGCATATGGCACGTGCACGGCTGCGAGATAGGCACCAAGAGAACCTTCGTCGCAAGTTGGAGGTGTTGAAGGCAGAGCAAGGCGTTTGCATCAAGGAGGAGGATGTGGAGGACGAGGGCGAGGCATCGGAGGGAGGAGGTGCGGAAGCGTCGACATCCAAGGGGACCACTCCGCCACACGCCAGCAAGCAGAGTGGCAACGAAGACGAGGGAAGCGAAAATGAAGCCAAGGAAGAGGAAGAGGA GGCTGAGTATAATGAAAATCAAGTCGCGAATGCCATGCTTTCGGAAAGTTTTGCTGATTTTGTGAGTGGTGGGTACAGTCCTGTGTACCTTGGTCCATCTCAGCTGGAGCCTGGCACATTGGTCATTTCTGAGGAAGATGACATGCAAAGGCTGGCGTTCACGCGTGCCCAAGTGCAAGGCACCGGAAGCAGAGTAGAG AACGTGATAGCAGCAGAAGAACAAGCTCTACAGCGTGAAGCCAGGAAGGGAATGACTGATGATGAAGCAGAATTCTCCGTTGAAGCATCTATTGACAACCAGGTTTACCTCTGGTCCGATAAGTACCGCCCGAGAAAGCCGCGGTATTTCAATAG GGTTCATACAGGATTTGagtggaataaatataatcaGACCCATTATGACATGGACAATCCACCTCCAAAAATTGTTCAAGGTTATAAATTCAACATATTTTATCCTGATCTCATTGACAAAAACACCACACCTGAGTATTTCTTG ACTTCATGTCACGACAACAGGGATTTTGCTATCTTACGCTTTCATGCTGGGCCTCCATACGAagatattgcttttaaaattgtTAATCGAGAGTGGGAGTACTCATACAAGAGAGGGTTCAGGTGTCAGTTCCACAACAACATATTCCAACTTTGGTTTCATTTCAAGAGATATAGGTATAGGAGGTAA
- the LOC124165331 gene encoding uncharacterized protein LOC124165331, with the protein MNLPLRSCDQSNTPQQWPGEHWESTHSCLSSAAAQEPVYPDDIPLRNKLRRSLSEPGLTSSTVTLELVPQCHELRDLRNKPSVDESTVISEPSSSGSLKESNFQQQEQDLIGPCMSNIETIWTNNRQTHVNVESGFYDDEEVNLEDYYYDDEETKSHIFPFHKCSLRFHGLLFLILIYAAGYIAYVIVSPPRKRCQRPLPPVPPVIIP; encoded by the coding sequence ATGAACCTGCCCCTTCGCAGCTGTGACCAGTCCAACACGCCCCAGCAATGGCCAGGGGAACATTGGGAAAGCACACACAGCTGCCTCTCGAGTGCCGCTGCCCAAGAGCCCGTCTACCCAGATGACATCCCCCTGAGAAACAAACTGCGGAGGAGTTTGAGTGAACCTGGATTAACGAGCTCCACTGTTACCTTGGAATTGGTCCCGCAGTGCCATGAACTACGGGACCTGAGGAACAAGCCATCAGTCGACGAAAGCACGGTGATCAGTGAGCCCTCCTCTTCCGGTTCCCTCAAAGAGTCGAATTTCCAACAGCAAGAGCAAGACTTAATAGGTCCCTGTATGAGCAATATAGAAACAATATGGACAAACAACAGACAAACACATGTAAACGTCGAATCTGGTTTCTATGATGACGAAGAAGTCAACCTGGAAGATTACTACTATGACGACGAAGAGACCAAAAGCCACATATTCCCTTTCCATAAATGCTCGCTACGATTCCATGGACTATTGTTCCTCATTTTGATTTACGCAGCTGGTTACATAGCATATGTTATCGTGTCCCCACCGAGGAAAAGGTGTCAACGGCCACTACCTCCAGTGCCGCCAGTGATTATTCCATGA